The Geotrypetes seraphini chromosome 8, aGeoSer1.1, whole genome shotgun sequence genome includes a region encoding these proteins:
- the LOC117365380 gene encoding histone H1.01-like translates to MAETAPAAAAAPPPAPGAAKKKAKKPAGAAKARKASGPSVSELIVQAVSASKERNGVSLAGLKKALAAAGYDVERNNSRVKLAVKSLVSKGSLLQTKGSGASGSFKLNKKQPEAKKKSPPKSKKAAVKKAKKAAGAGVKKSPKRAKKPSATATKKAAKSPKKAKAVKAKKAAKSPAKAKAVKAKGKKSPAKAAKPKAAKAAKKK, encoded by the coding sequence ATGGCCGAAAccgctccagcagcagcagctgcgcCGCCTCCTGCTCCAGGCGCGGCCAAGAAGAAGGCGAAGAAGCCGGCGGGAGCGGCGAAAGCGCGCAAGGCATCGGGCCCCAGCGTCTCCGAGCTGATCGTGCAGGCGGTCTCGGCTTCAAAGGAGCGCAACGGCGTGTCCTTGGCTGGCCTGAAGAAGGCTCTGGCGGCAGCCGGCTACGATGTAGAGAGGAACAACAGTCGCGTGAAGCTAGCCGTCAAGAGTCTGGTGAGTAAAGGCAGCCTGCTGCAGACTAAGGGCAGCGGAGCTTCGGGCTCTTTCAAGCTGAACAAGAAGCAGCCGGAGGCGAAGAAGAAGAGCCCTCCGAAAAGCAAGAAAGCGGCAGTGAAGAAAGCGAAAAAGGCGGCAGGGGCCGGAGTGAAAAAGAGTCCGAAGAGGGCCAAGAAGCCGTCGGCAACCGCCACCAAGAAAGCAGCCAAGAGCCCCAAAAAGGCCAAAGCGGTTAAAGCCAAGAAAGCGGCGAAGAGCCCGGCTAAAGCCAAAGCGGTGAAAGCGAAGGGGAAGAAAAGCCCGGCCAAGGCTGCCAAGCCCAAGGCAGCAAAAGCCGCAAAGAAAAAGTGA
- the LOC117365031 gene encoding histone H3, producing the protein MARTKQTARKSTGGKAPRKQLATKAARKSAPATGGVKKPHRYRPGTVALREIRRYQKSTELLIRKLPFQRLVREIAQDFKTDLRFQSSAVMALQEASEAYLVGLFEDTNLCAIHAKRVTIMPKDIQLARRIRGERA; encoded by the coding sequence ATGGCACGTACGAAGCAGACCGCCCGTAAGTCCACCGGAGGAAAAGCTCCTCGCAAGCAGCTAGCGACCAAGGCTGCCCGCAAAAGCGCCCCAGCCACAGGGGGTGTGAAGAAACCTCATCGCTACCGACCGGGCACTGTAGCGCTTAGAGAAATCCGCCGCTATCAGAAGTCCACCGAGCTGCTTATTCGCAAGCTGCCCTTCCAACGCCTGGTGCGAGAGATCGCGCAAGATTTCAAGACCGACTTGCGCTTCCAGAGCTCGGCTGTCATGGCCCTGCAGGAGGCTAGCGAGGCTTATCTGGTGGGGCTCTTCGAGGACACCAATCTCTGCGCTATCCACGCCAAGAGAGTCACCATCATGCCCAAAGATATCCAACTGGCCCGCCGCATTCGTGGGGAGAGGGCTTAG
- the LOC117365032 gene encoding histone H4, whose amino-acid sequence MSGRGKGGKGLGKGGAKRHRKVLRDNIQGITKPAIRRLARRGGVKRISGLIYEETRGVLKVFLENVIRDAVTYTEHAKRKTVTAMDVVYALKRQGRTLYGFGG is encoded by the coding sequence ATGTCAGGACGTGGCAAAGGCGGAAAGGGTCTGGGTAAAGGAGGCGCTAAGCGGCACAGGAAGGTTCTGCGCGATAACATCCAGGGCATCACGAAGCCTGCAATCCGACGCCTGGCGCGCAGAGGTGGCGTAAAGCGTATTTCTGGCCTCATCTATGAAGAGACTCGTGGGGTGCTGAAGGTTTTCCTAGAGAATGTCATCCGAGATGCCGTCACCTACACCGAGCACGCCAAGCGAAAGACCGTAACCGCTATGGATGTGGTATATGCCTTGAAACGCCAGGGCCGCACTCTGTACGGCTTTGGAGGTTAA
- the LOC117364992 gene encoding histone H4, which produces MSGRGKGGKGLGKGGAKRHRKVLRDNIQGITKPAIRRLARRGGVKRISGLIYEETRGVLKVFLENVIRDAVTYTEHAKRKTVTAMDVVYALKRQGRTLYGFGG; this is translated from the coding sequence ATGTCTGGACGTGGCAAAGGCGGAAAAGGTCTGGGTAAAGGGGGCGCCAAGCGGCACAGGAAGGTTCTGCGCGATAACATCCAGGGCATCACGAAGCCTGCAATCCGACGCCTGGCGCGCAGAGGTGGCGTAAAGCGTATTTCTGGTCTCATCTATGAAGAGACTCGTGGGGTGCTGAAGGTTTTCCTAGAGAATGTCATCCGAGATGCCGTCACCTACACCGAGCACGCCAAGCGAAAGACCGTAACCGCTATGGATGTGGTATATGCCTTGAAACGCCAGGGCCGCACTCTGTACGGCTTTGGAGGTTAA
- the LOC117364985 gene encoding histone H2B 1.2-like, protein MPEPAKSAPAAKKGSKKAVSKTPKKDGRKYKRRRKESYAIYIYKVLKQVHPDTGISSKAMGIMNSFVSDIFERIAGEASRLAHYNKRSTITSREIQTAVRLLLPGELAKHAVSEGTKAVTKYTSSK, encoded by the coding sequence ATGCCCGAGCCGGCCAAATCAGCTCCTGCagccaagaaaggctccaagaaaGCGGTGAGCAAGACTCCGAAAAAAGATGGTAGAAAATACAAGCGACGAAGGAAGGAAAGCTACGCTATTTATATCTATAAAGTGCTGAAGCAGGTTCATCCCGACACCGGCATTTCCTCCAAGGCTATGGGCATCATGAACTCCTTCGTGAGTGACATCTTTGAGCGCATCGCCGGAGAAGCCTCCCGCCTCGCTCATTACAACAAGCGCTCCACCATCACCTCCAGGGAGATCCAGACCGCAGTGCGCCTCCTGCTGCCCGGTGAACTGGCCAAACACGCCGTGTCCGAGGGCACCAAGGCAGTCACCAAGTACACCAGCTCCAAGTAA
- the LOC117364982 gene encoding histone H2A type 1, with the protein MSGRGKQGGKARAKAKTRSSRAGLQFPVGRVHRLLRKGNYAERVGAGAPVYLAAVLEYLTAEILELAGNAARDNKKTRIIPRHLQLAIRNDEELNKLLGKVTIAQGGVLPNIQAVLLPKKTESHKAAKGK; encoded by the coding sequence atgtcTGGGCGCGGCAAACAAGGAGGGAAGGCTCGAGCTAAAGCCAAGACTCGCTCGTCCCGAGCAGGGCTGCAGTTTCCCGTAGGGCGCGTGCACAGGCTGCTGAGGAAGGGCAACTATGCTGAGCGGGTGGGTGCCGGCGCCCCGGTCTATCTGGCAGCGGTGCTGGAGTATCTGACCGCTGAGATCTTAGAGCTGGCCGGCAATGCCGCGCGCGATAACAAGAAGACTCGGATCATCCCCAGGCACTTGCAGCTGGCCATCCGCAACGATGAAGAACTGAATAAGCTGCTGGGGAAAGTCACCATCGCGCAGGGCGGCGTCCTGCCTAACATCCAGGCTGTGCTACTGCCCAAGAAAACCGAGAGCCACAAAGCGGCCAAAGGCAAATAA